The Pedobacter mucosus genome window below encodes:
- a CDS encoding outer membrane beta-barrel protein, translating into MKKQLLTLAAVCAVALASNAQTEKGQNLIGGSLGYSSSEQKAINNEPNSTDQSIYSISPSIGHFFSRNLAIGLSVGYFKGKSTYETILASGGSVTYAKNVTKSHGFNAGPFLRYYVDIAEKFKLFGQLNTSIQIGKDKSEYQYSNNAASDISATKTTLYIASINPGFAFLPAKKWAIEFSFPLLSYVNQKNNDERTNFSSSSRYEAFNFGLSTLNPRIGFNYLF; encoded by the coding sequence ATGAAAAAACAATTATTAACTTTGGCAGCGGTATGCGCTGTCGCTCTTGCATCGAATGCGCAAACAGAAAAAGGACAAAATTTAATTGGAGGTTCGTTAGGTTATAGTTCCAGCGAACAAAAAGCCATTAATAATGAACCAAATTCTACAGATCAAAGTATCTACTCTATTTCACCGAGCATAGGTCATTTTTTTAGTAGAAATTTGGCTATCGGTTTATCCGTAGGTTATTTCAAAGGCAAGTCAACTTATGAAACTATTCTTGCTTCGGGAGGTAGTGTGACTTATGCTAAAAATGTAACCAAATCTCATGGTTTTAATGCAGGTCCTTTTTTAAGATACTATGTAGATATTGCGGAAAAATTTAAACTATTCGGACAACTCAATACCAGTATTCAAATAGGTAAGGATAAGAGTGAATACCAATATAGTAACAACGCCGCATCTGATATCTCTGCAACTAAAACCACGTTATACATTGCCTCAATAAATCCGGGTTTTGCATTTCTCCCTGCTAAAAAATGGGCAATCGAATTTTCCTTCCCATTGCTTTCATATGTAAATCAAAAAAATAATGATGAACGCACTAATTTTAGTTCTTCATCGAGATATGAGGCATTTAATTTTGGATTAAGCACTCTTAATCCTCGCATAGGCTTTAATTATCTCTTTTAG
- a CDS encoding TonB-dependent receptor yields MQIKKILLSGMLCACVIFTYAQNKLSSLSGQIKTSSGEVIPGATVRIHKANLVTLTDINGNFIIQNISIGKHEVQVTAIGFKTSKKDVNIISENQIITLNFNLSESSEQMETVNVIGRTKAQEVNRQAFNVTAIDATKLYNTTLDISGALDRVAGVRVRESGGVGSNFNVSLNGFSGSHIRYFIDGIPMDNFGSSFQINNIPINLAERVEVYKGVVPMWLGSDALGGAVNIVTGNKHRNYIDASYSYGSFNTHRSVINAAATTKNGFTIQLNAFQNYSDNNYKTDLPQRLLSQVQGTTETSLRRFNDTYHNETLIANVGVVDKSFADNLLIGITLGQNYKEIQTGARPDAVFGQLHRRGSIIMPSLKYKKTNLIKGLDVTLNANYNLGYEKTIDTARADYDWDGIRDPKPSLGEREGGQLSKFKNNNGLATAMLNYKIAEHHSVAVNNVFSTFNRETDNLLVPANNALDPAKKVNKNVLGFGYSYDVDSKYSANVFGKYIHQNNVIGSRGISASTDKVGYGLALAYYLNRNLQLRSSYEKTNRMPEATEIFGDLENQEANPALKPEAIDNLNFGIIYNFKINDINRFSITANGVYRYSADFIYNRLNNNQTKTVADNREGVRTLGMDAEIRYSFKNWLSAGATITYQYLQNLQQYEPGFAAVSPVYLDQMPNIPYLFGNTDVSASFKDVGKKGNNLTVGYNLLYVHAFWLYWPSLGGRDEGSDKKVIPVQLSHDLNFVYSMKNGRYNISFEARNLANKPMFDNFSLQKPGRGFYLNLRYFLNKA; encoded by the coding sequence ATGCAAATTAAGAAAATTTTGCTATCAGGCATGCTATGTGCTTGCGTTATTTTTACCTATGCCCAAAATAAATTATCAAGTTTATCGGGGCAAATTAAAACAAGCTCGGGAGAAGTCATTCCAGGTGCAACAGTTAGAATTCACAAAGCCAATCTTGTAACGTTAACTGATATTAATGGAAATTTCATAATCCAAAATATCAGCATAGGAAAACATGAAGTTCAGGTAACCGCTATTGGTTTTAAAACATCAAAAAAAGATGTAAATATCATCAGTGAAAATCAAATAATCACCCTAAATTTTAACCTTTCCGAATCATCAGAACAGATGGAAACAGTTAATGTTATTGGTCGTACGAAGGCGCAAGAAGTTAATAGACAGGCTTTTAATGTAACTGCAATCGATGCGACAAAACTATATAATACCACTCTTGATATCTCTGGAGCATTAGATCGTGTAGCGGGGGTTCGGGTAAGGGAATCTGGTGGCGTTGGCTCTAATTTTAATGTTTCTCTTAATGGTTTTTCAGGAAGTCACATTCGTTATTTTATCGATGGAATACCGATGGACAACTTTGGATCGTCATTTCAAATTAACAACATTCCTATAAATCTTGCAGAGCGGGTTGAAGTTTACAAAGGTGTTGTGCCAATGTGGTTGGGATCTGATGCTTTAGGCGGCGCTGTTAATATTGTTACTGGAAATAAACACCGGAATTATATTGATGCATCTTATTCATATGGCAGTTTTAACACACATCGCTCCGTAATTAATGCGGCAGCAACAACGAAGAATGGATTTACCATTCAACTTAATGCTTTTCAAAATTATTCAGATAACAACTATAAAACCGATTTGCCACAACGCTTATTAAGCCAGGTGCAAGGTACAACAGAGACATCTTTAAGAAGATTTAATGATACTTATCATAACGAAACATTAATTGCTAATGTTGGTGTGGTAGATAAATCATTTGCAGATAATTTATTGATTGGGATAACTTTGGGACAAAATTATAAGGAAATTCAAACCGGAGCAAGACCAGATGCTGTTTTTGGTCAGTTGCACAGACGTGGTAGTATCATCATGCCATCACTTAAATACAAGAAAACTAATTTAATAAAGGGCCTTGACGTTACCCTAAATGCAAATTATAATCTTGGATACGAAAAAACGATAGATACTGCCCGTGCTGATTATGATTGGGATGGAATTCGTGATCCTAAACCAAGCCTTGGGGAACGCGAAGGTGGCCAACTTTCCAAATTTAAAAATAACAATGGTTTGGCTACAGCAATGTTAAATTACAAAATTGCTGAGCACCATTCTGTAGCTGTTAATAATGTGTTTTCTACTTTTAACAGAGAAACTGATAACCTTCTTGTTCCGGCCAATAACGCTTTGGATCCTGCTAAAAAGGTAAATAAAAACGTGCTGGGTTTTGGATACAGCTATGATGTAGATAGTAAATACAGTGCGAATGTTTTTGGGAAATACATTCATCAAAACAACGTAATTGGAAGTAGAGGCATTTCTGCTTCAACGGATAAGGTAGGTTATGGTTTGGCGTTGGCGTATTATTTAAATCGTAATCTTCAACTAAGATCTTCTTATGAAAAAACCAATCGTATGCCTGAAGCAACAGAAATATTTGGCGATTTGGAAAATCAAGAAGCTAACCCTGCTTTGAAACCAGAGGCAATTGATAACCTTAATTTTGGTATAATCTATAACTTCAAAATCAATGATATTAATCGTTTTTCTATAACTGCAAATGGCGTTTATAGGTATTCAGCCGATTTCATATACAATCGCTTAAATAATAATCAAACCAAAACCGTAGCTGATAACAGAGAAGGTGTACGAACGCTCGGAATGGATGCTGAAATAAGATATTCATTTAAAAATTGGTTATCGGCAGGTGCCACCATCACTTATCAGTATTTACAAAATCTTCAACAATATGAGCCGGGTTTTGCTGCGGTAAGCCCTGTATACCTGGATCAAATGCCAAACATTCCTTATTTATTTGGAAACACAGATGTAAGCGCATCATTCAAAGACGTAGGTAAAAAAGGTAATAATTTAACGGTAGGGTATAATTTATTGTATGTACATGCATTCTGGCTTTACTGGCCGAGTTTAGGCGGAAGGGATGAAGGCTCCGACAAAAAAGTAATTCCTGTACAGCTATCACATGATTTGAATTTTGTCTATAGCATGAAAAATGGACGATATAATATCTCTTTCGAAGCCAGAAACCTTGCCAACAAACCTATGTTCGATAATTTTAGTTTGCAGAAACCTGGTCGTGGTTTCTACTTAAACCTTCGGTATTTCTTAAATAAAGCTTAA
- the dprA gene encoding DNA-processing protein DprA: protein MSTLHKIALTFIKSIGPVTAKNLLAYCGSAEKVFSATKSQLLQIPGIGAKSVEAILGTNALTRAAEELKFVEKHGIEVLFFSDENYPKRLKNCIDSPILLYFKGRADLNNHRIISVVGTRNATEYGRSLCKQLAEVLAPYNVLVVSGLAYGIDVTIHKECIANNIATVGVLGHGLDRLYPQLHKSVSQKMVFNGGLLTEFPILTNPDRQNFPQRNRIIAGIADATIVVEASLKGGALITAEIANSYNKDVYAFPGRTNDLFSEGCNFLIKTNRAGLINNANDLIYYMGWDDSLKEKKKQAQTTLHLNLTANEQKVVDLLQNGQLSIDDLSIALNIQQSKLAIVILTLEMQSIIVSLPGKVYKLA from the coding sequence ATGAGTACACTTCACAAAATTGCTTTAACTTTTATTAAATCTATTGGTCCAGTTACGGCCAAAAATCTACTTGCTTATTGCGGAAGTGCTGAAAAAGTATTTTCTGCAACCAAAAGCCAACTTCTACAAATCCCTGGGATTGGAGCGAAATCAGTTGAGGCAATTTTAGGAACCAACGCTTTAACCCGAGCGGCAGAAGAACTGAAGTTTGTAGAAAAACATGGAATAGAAGTATTGTTCTTCTCAGATGAAAATTATCCAAAGCGGCTAAAAAATTGTATTGACTCGCCCATTTTATTATACTTTAAAGGTAGAGCAGACTTAAATAATCACCGAATAATCAGTGTGGTTGGAACAAGAAATGCGACAGAATATGGTCGAAGCCTATGTAAACAGTTAGCAGAAGTTTTAGCACCGTACAACGTATTGGTTGTAAGTGGATTAGCGTATGGTATTGATGTAACCATACATAAAGAATGCATTGCTAATAACATTGCTACAGTTGGTGTTTTAGGGCATGGATTGGATAGATTATATCCTCAACTTCATAAATCTGTTTCTCAGAAAATGGTTTTTAACGGTGGTTTACTTACCGAATTCCCAATTTTAACAAATCCCGATCGACAAAACTTTCCTCAAAGAAACCGAATTATTGCCGGCATTGCAGATGCAACAATTGTTGTTGAGGCGTCGTTAAAGGGCGGCGCATTAATTACTGCAGAAATAGCAAATTCTTATAATAAAGATGTTTATGCCTTTCCAGGAAGAACAAATGATCTTTTTTCAGAAGGATGTAATTTCTTAATTAAAACCAATAGGGCAGGGCTCATCAATAACGCAAATGACTTAATCTATTATATGGGTTGGGATGATTCTCTAAAGGAAAAGAAAAAGCAAGCGCAAACCACATTACATTTAAACCTGACTGCAAACGAACAAAAAGTTGTTGATCTTTTGCAAAACGGTCAGCTTTCCATTGATGATTTATCAATAGCACTTAATATACAACAGAGTAAATTGGCTATTGTAATTCTTACTCTAGAGATGCAAAGTATAATTGTTTCTCTGCCAGGAAAAGTTTATAAACTGGCATAG
- a CDS encoding MFS transporter — protein sequence MSTPMIENNTTSTIIEKTVFPILFALSFSHLLNDTIQSLIPAIYPIIKTSYGLSFSQIGLITLTFQLAASLLQPFVGLYTDKKPQPYSLAVGMGFTLIGLVALSQSTHFYTMLISVCFIGIGSSIFHPEASRMAHAASGGKRGLAQSVFQLGGNAGSSLGPLLAAWIIVPYGQFSVIWFSVIALLAIIILSYVGNWYKGFVIAKNKNKVAIQSVVNQFSKKKVIFAISILLLLIFSKYFYMASLTSYFTFYLIDKFHVSVQTSQIYLFIFLFSVAAGTLLGGPIGDKFGRKYVIWASILGTAPFALLLPHANLFWVGVLIVPIGMILASAFSAILVYAQELIPGKVGLVAGLFFGFAFGMGGIGSALLGKLADAKGIEYVFSICAFLPLIGLITGFLPNIEAKKK from the coding sequence ATGAGTACACCTATGATTGAAAATAATACGACGAGCACCATAATTGAAAAAACTGTTTTCCCAATATTATTTGCTTTAAGTTTTTCCCACTTATTAAATGATACTATCCAATCTTTAATTCCTGCTATTTACCCAATTATTAAAACGAGTTACGGACTTAGCTTTTCTCAAATCGGTTTAATAACCCTTACGTTTCAATTAGCAGCGTCGCTATTGCAACCATTTGTTGGTTTATATACCGATAAAAAACCTCAGCCTTATTCTCTAGCTGTTGGAATGGGATTTACCTTAATCGGTTTAGTGGCATTGTCGCAATCAACTCATTTTTACACCATGCTTATATCTGTTTGTTTTATCGGCATTGGTTCTTCTATTTTTCATCCCGAAGCTTCAAGAATGGCGCATGCCGCATCTGGAGGAAAGCGAGGTTTAGCACAATCGGTTTTTCAACTCGGTGGAAACGCGGGAAGTTCTTTAGGTCCATTATTGGCCGCCTGGATTATTGTTCCATATGGGCAATTTAGTGTGATTTGGTTTTCGGTAATTGCACTTTTGGCCATCATTATTTTAAGTTATGTTGGCAATTGGTATAAAGGTTTTGTAATTGCTAAAAATAAAAATAAAGTCGCTATTCAAAGTGTTGTAAACCAGTTCTCGAAGAAAAAAGTAATTTTTGCCATTTCCATTTTACTGCTCCTAATATTTTCCAAATACTTTTACATGGCCAGTTTAACCAGCTATTTTACTTTTTATTTGATTGATAAATTCCATGTATCCGTACAAACCTCACAGATATATTTATTCATTTTTTTATTTTCAGTTGCTGCCGGAACTTTGTTAGGTGGGCCAATTGGCGACAAATTTGGAAGAAAATATGTGATTTGGGCATCAATATTAGGTACAGCTCCATTTGCTTTATTACTTCCTCATGCAAACTTATTTTGGGTGGGCGTTTTAATAGTACCTATCGGGATGATATTAGCATCAGCATTTTCTGCTATTCTTGTTTATGCGCAAGAACTAATTCCTGGAAAAGTAGGACTGGTAGCCGGCCTATTTTTTGGCTTTGCATTTGGAATGGGCGGTATAGGCTCCGCACTTTTAGGTAAACTTGCTGATGCAAAAGGAATTGAATATGTTTTTTCAATCTGTGCCTTTTTGCCACTTATTGGTTTAATAACTGGTTTTCTGCCAAACATCGAAGCAAAAAAGAAATAA
- a CDS encoding PepSY-associated TM helix domain-containing protein, with the protein MATGTKAIPAKKKNKDSRFTRINKWLHLWLGLGSGVIVVIVCLTGCIWVFNEEITALLQPETKVEKQNKPVITPSQLSAIALKLFPEKLPSYAQYQQGRAISLNLKGKKDEGRRGGGTSLLINPYTGEVIKKVVHKKGEVDFFRFILNGHRFLWLPYGIGRPIVNYGTLVFVILLITGLIWWYPKKWNKSTTDKSFKIKWGASFKRVNLDLHNVLGFYSLIFLLFIALTGMVYGIKWYSDGLYWVTSGGDKAGDFERLESDSLAVGKFYTPQKAMDLAWNKVISKHPKSQGFYYTFPDTSKAKATINITVYPNTGQFYNNQSYTFDQHTLKEFKGKGVYSIPYEESGFGGKLRKMNYDIHVGSILGFPGKVLAFLFTLIGASLPITGFLIWYGRKFKKKANKKPIEKSHINEKNQQLSSAPTKDVEYETVHQQ; encoded by the coding sequence ATGGCAACAGGAACTAAGGCTATACCGGCAAAGAAAAAAAATAAAGATTCTCGTTTTACGAGGATTAATAAATGGCTTCACCTATGGCTTGGCTTAGGTTCTGGTGTCATCGTTGTAATTGTTTGTTTAACAGGATGTATTTGGGTTTTTAATGAAGAAATCACGGCTTTATTGCAGCCCGAAACAAAAGTTGAAAAGCAAAATAAACCGGTTATTACGCCATCTCAGTTAAGTGCGATTGCATTAAAACTCTTTCCAGAAAAACTTCCATCTTATGCTCAATACCAACAGGGGAGAGCAATAAGCCTTAATTTGAAAGGTAAAAAGGATGAGGGTAGAAGAGGCGGCGGTACCAGTTTGCTGATTAATCCTTACACAGGAGAAGTTATCAAAAAGGTAGTACACAAAAAAGGCGAAGTTGATTTTTTTAGATTTATTTTAAATGGTCACCGGTTTTTATGGCTTCCTTATGGGATTGGTCGACCAATTGTAAACTATGGGACGTTAGTATTTGTAATTCTTTTAATTACCGGTTTAATATGGTGGTACCCAAAAAAATGGAATAAATCTACAACCGATAAAAGTTTCAAAATAAAATGGGGCGCTTCTTTTAAACGCGTTAATCTCGATTTACACAATGTATTAGGGTTTTATTCTTTGATATTTCTGCTTTTTATTGCTTTAACCGGAATGGTTTATGGAATTAAGTGGTATAGTGATGGCTTATATTGGGTAACATCGGGAGGAGATAAAGCAGGTGATTTTGAACGGTTAGAATCAGACTCATTAGCTGTTGGAAAATTTTATACGCCCCAAAAAGCAATGGATTTAGCTTGGAATAAAGTAATTAGCAAGCACCCAAAATCTCAAGGCTTTTATTATACTTTTCCTGATACTTCAAAAGCAAAAGCAACGATTAATATCACTGTTTATCCTAATACAGGTCAGTTTTACAATAACCAAAGCTATACGTTTGATCAGCACACGTTAAAAGAATTTAAAGGAAAAGGCGTTTATAGTATTCCTTATGAGGAATCTGGCTTTGGTGGAAAACTACGGAAAATGAATTATGATATTCATGTCGGAAGTATTTTAGGTTTTCCAGGAAAAGTGCTTGCGTTCCTATTTACGCTAATTGGAGCAAGTTTACCAATCACTGGCTTCCTTATTTGGTATGGACGAAAATTTAAGAAAAAGGCAAATAAAAAGCCCATAGAAAAGAGTCATATTAATGAGAAGAATCAGCAATTATCTAGCGCTCCAACAAAAGATGTTGAATATGAAACTGTGCATCAACAATAA
- a CDS encoding glycoside hydrolase family 28 protein: MKKLTLSLALISLMIFAFAQNKSVVGTTIIKVKTPFVMPNISIPDFSKCKKLSIVDFGAVKGDQNKTSSAIAKAINEANKLGGGIVVIPQGEWLTGKIHLKSNVNLHLEKGAILSFSANPEDYLPAVQSSWEGMECYNYSPLIYAFECKNIAITGEGEIKANMETWKVWFARPSAHIASLKRLYNLAAAYTPLKERQMVNDTAHLRPQFIQFNRSENILLEGISITNSPFWTIHPYLSKNVVIRKIKVYAHGHNNDGIDPEMSQNVLIEDCVFDQGDDAIAIKSGRNPEGWRLKTPSKNIVIQNCTVKNGHQLVAIGSELSGGIENVFINNCTVVDGAKLNHLIFIKTNERMGGYVKNIFASNIKAGKIDLGILGIETDVLYQWKNLVPTVIRKLTPISNIHLENMSASNVKFIARILGEKDLPVKDIFLKNVTADKIDEQKYIQKNVVDFKAL; encoded by the coding sequence ATGAAAAAACTCACCCTATCATTAGCGCTTATATCTCTAATGATTTTTGCATTTGCGCAAAATAAATCAGTTGTTGGTACTACAATAATCAAAGTTAAAACTCCGTTTGTAATGCCGAATATTAGCATTCCAGATTTTAGTAAATGCAAAAAACTATCGATAGTAGATTTTGGAGCAGTAAAAGGGGATCAAAATAAAACATCTTCAGCCATAGCGAAAGCCATAAACGAAGCAAATAAATTAGGAGGCGGAATTGTTGTTATTCCACAAGGTGAATGGTTAACAGGAAAAATTCACTTAAAAAGCAACGTAAATCTTCATCTAGAAAAAGGCGCAATTTTAAGTTTTTCTGCTAATCCTGAGGATTATTTACCTGCTGTTCAAAGTAGTTGGGAAGGCATGGAATGTTATAATTATTCTCCACTGATTTATGCATTTGAGTGTAAAAATATCGCAATAACTGGCGAAGGAGAAATAAAAGCAAACATGGAAACATGGAAAGTTTGGTTTGCTAGGCCAAGTGCGCACATTGCAAGCTTAAAAAGGTTGTACAATCTAGCTGCTGCATACACTCCTTTAAAAGAGAGACAAATGGTAAATGATACTGCGCATCTTCGTCCACAATTTATTCAATTTAATAGAAGTGAAAACATTTTGCTTGAAGGGATTTCTATTACGAACAGTCCATTTTGGACCATTCATCCTTACTTATCAAAAAATGTTGTGATCAGGAAGATCAAAGTTTATGCACACGGACATAATAATGATGGTATTGATCCTGAAATGAGTCAAAATGTGTTAATTGAGGATTGTGTGTTCGACCAAGGTGATGATGCCATTGCCATAAAATCAGGTCGAAACCCAGAAGGGTGGAGATTAAAAACACCATCTAAAAATATTGTAATACAGAATTGTACAGTAAAAAATGGTCACCAGTTGGTTGCAATTGGTAGTGAACTTTCTGGCGGAATAGAAAACGTTTTTATTAATAATTGTACTGTTGTTGATGGTGCGAAATTAAATCATCTGATTTTTATAAAAACAAACGAACGCATGGGTGGATATGTTAAGAATATTTTTGCTTCAAATATAAAAGCAGGTAAAATTGATTTAGGCATACTTGGAATTGAAACTGATGTGCTTTATCAATGGAAAAACTTAGTTCCAACGGTAATAAGGAAACTTACACCAATTTCGAATATTCATTTAGAAAATATGAGCGCATCAAATGTTAAATTTATTGCTCGTATTTTAGGAGAAAAAGATTTACCAGTGAAGGATATTTTTCTTAAAAATGTAACTGCAGATAAAATTGATGAGCAAAAATATATCCAGAAAAACGTAGTTGATTTTAAAGCTCTTTAA
- a CDS encoding M28 family metallopeptidase: MYKTLFYSFAILFSLSACRQSSISNADGPDSLAIKAINDSSLTGYLAKIASDDFEGRKPFTNGETKTINYLKAEFEKLGLKPGNGDSFFQEVPMVEIKSIPEDKMLIKGKTGTLTLNYLTDFVAGSRRVVNEVSIKNSPMVFVGYGIVAPEYGWNDYAGLDVKGKTVVVMINDPGFADSTLFKGKNMTYYGRWTYKFEEASRQGATGILIIHDNEPAAYPWSVVRSGWSKSKLTLQSENNGMNRTVVEGWITLDVAKQIFKMAGQTDALFTEAKKKGFKAVDLKMITSLKIKNKIKKSITYNVLATIPGDKRKDESIIYSAHWDHLGVGEKVQGDSIYNGAVDNATGVAALFEIASAFKKLKKSPERSILFISYTAEEQGLLGSEYYAKHPVFPLAKTVANINMDMMGIAGKTNDVVVYGYGQSELEDYAATSAKKQNRVIVPDPVPSSGLYYRSDHFNLAKVGVPSLFTGSGVDNVKNGKEWGLKQVADFTKNRYHSPQDNFDAKTWDLSGIIEDVRMLFDMGYRLSNETVYPKWKIGSEFKAIREKK, encoded by the coding sequence ATGTATAAAACACTTTTTTACTCCTTCGCAATTTTATTTTCATTATCGGCATGCAGGCAATCGTCAATAAGTAACGCCGATGGACCAGATTCTTTAGCAATAAAAGCAATAAACGATTCTAGCTTAACCGGCTATTTAGCTAAAATTGCTTCTGATGATTTTGAAGGTAGGAAGCCATTTACCAATGGTGAAACAAAAACCATTAACTATTTAAAAGCTGAATTTGAAAAACTGGGTTTAAAGCCGGGTAATGGCGATAGTTTTTTTCAAGAAGTACCAATGGTAGAAATTAAATCTATACCAGAAGATAAAATGCTTATCAAAGGCAAAACCGGCACCTTAACTTTGAATTACTTAACAGATTTTGTAGCGGGATCAAGAAGGGTGGTAAATGAGGTGAGTATAAAAAATTCTCCAATGGTATTTGTAGGCTACGGTATTGTAGCGCCGGAATACGGATGGAATGATTATGCAGGTTTGGATGTTAAAGGTAAAACGGTTGTCGTGATGATTAACGATCCAGGTTTTGCTGATTCTACTTTGTTCAAAGGAAAAAACATGACATATTATGGTCGTTGGACGTATAAATTTGAAGAAGCGTCGAGACAAGGTGCTACTGGAATTTTAATTATCCACGATAATGAACCTGCCGCTTATCCGTGGTCGGTAGTTCGAAGTGGATGGTCTAAATCTAAATTAACGCTGCAATCTGAAAATAATGGAATGAATAGAACCGTTGTAGAAGGTTGGATTACTTTAGACGTTGCGAAGCAAATTTTTAAAATGGCGGGGCAAACCGATGCCTTGTTTACGGAAGCAAAAAAGAAAGGTTTTAAGGCGGTAGATCTTAAAATGATCACTTCGCTTAAGATCAAGAATAAAATAAAAAAATCAATTACCTATAACGTTTTGGCAACAATACCTGGTGATAAAAGGAAAGATGAATCTATCATTTATTCAGCCCATTGGGATCATTTGGGTGTTGGTGAAAAAGTTCAAGGCGATTCCATCTATAATGGCGCTGTAGATAATGCAACTGGTGTTGCTGCCTTATTTGAGATTGCGTCGGCTTTTAAAAAGCTAAAAAAGAGTCCTGAAAGATCTATTTTATTTATCTCTTACACAGCTGAAGAACAGGGTTTGTTAGGATCAGAATATTATGCGAAACACCCGGTTTTTCCTTTAGCTAAAACCGTTGCCAATATCAATATGGATATGATGGGCATAGCAGGAAAAACAAATGATGTAGTGGTTTATGGGTATGGGCAATCAGAATTGGAAGATTATGCGGCCACCTCTGCAAAGAAACAAAACCGCGTTATTGTGCCAGATCCGGTTCCATCTTCTGGCTTATATTATCGTTCAGATCATTTTAATTTGGCTAAAGTTGGTGTGCCTTCATTATTTACAGGTTCTGGAGTTGATAATGTTAAAAATGGAAAAGAGTGGGGATTGAAGCAAGTAGCTGATTTTACAAAGAATCGCTATCATTCTCCACAAGATAATTTTGATGCTAAAACATGGGATTTATCTGGAATTATAGAAGATGTAAGGATGTTATTTGATATGGGCTATCGCTTAAGCAATGAAACGGTATATCCCAAATGGAAAATTGGTTCTGAATTTAAGGCAATTAGGGAAAAGAAATAG
- a CDS encoding DUF4374 domain-containing protein, which translates to MKSTITKALVALAFTAAFSSCKKNGTEAVAENPGNYVLAVTPVASTGVADYLVTASNLDQGAVSIIGNGVEQDGTYRYYVTLGSKFFSMLYGQGNPGAVTVYDIKSGKLSKVNDFTAATVHAFAPVNNDILMVKVPRAYAAAGATLANWYIVSATTNQQTAEGTLDAVQPTGNGEIAHFSWIKQVGTKVFAPYFPIIGRTFETDHPDEAGIAVYSYPAMQYEKTIRDTRTSFIGRYFTDALEVVENGDAYAFSSSVAVKGGVLTSSKPSSITKIKTGTTEFDQTYLMNFEIASNGYVITNWLYVGQNKFVANIEAKATKGAYVVGKKLAVVDVVTKTVTPVTGFPDAANISSLTTTNYSPKDGRLGYVGVNLTDGTTWVYKIDASNNTATKGLKVEGGLITAIQHIK; encoded by the coding sequence ATGAAATCAACAATTACCAAAGCGCTTGTTGCGCTGGCCTTTACAGCAGCATTTAGCTCTTGCAAAAAAAATGGTACTGAGGCAGTGGCAGAAAATCCAGGAAACTATGTGTTGGCAGTTACGCCAGTTGCATCTACAGGTGTTGCCGATTATCTTGTTACTGCTAGCAATTTAGATCAGGGTGCTGTTTCTATTATCGGAAATGGTGTAGAACAGGATGGTACTTATCGTTATTACGTAACCTTGGGAAGTAAATTTTTTAGTATGCTTTACGGACAGGGAAATCCTGGTGCTGTAACTGTTTATGATATTAAATCAGGTAAATTAAGTAAGGTAAATGACTTTACAGCAGCAACAGTTCATGCTTTTGCACCAGTAAATAATGATATTTTAATGGTAAAAGTGCCAAGAGCTTATGCAGCAGCCGGTGCAACTTTAGCGAATTGGTATATTGTAAGCGCAACCACAAACCAACAAACTGCAGAAGGTACGCTTGATGCAGTGCAACCAACAGGCAACGGTGAAATCGCTCATTTTAGTTGGATTAAACAAGTTGGCACCAAAGTATTTGCACCATACTTTCCTATTATAGGCCGCACATTTGAAACAGATCATCCTGATGAAGCAGGTATCGCGGTATATTCTTATCCAGCAATGCAATATGAAAAAACGATTAGAGATACAAGAACAAGTTTTATTGGTAGATATTTTACCGATGCTCTTGAAGTAGTAGAAAATGGTGATGCTTATGCATTTTCATCCTCTGTAGCTGTAAAAGGTGGCGTTTTAACTTCAAGCAAGCCATCGTCTATCACAAAAATAAAAACAGGTACAACTGAGTTTGATCAAACCTATTTAATGAATTTCGAAATTGCATCAAACGGTTATGTAATTACCAACTGGTTGTATGTTGGTCAAAATAAATTTGTTGCCAACATTGAGGCTAAAGCAACTAAAGGTGCCTACGTAGTGGGTAAAAAGTTGGCTGTTGTTGATGTTGTAACTAAAACGGTAACTCCGGTAACAGGTTTCCCTGATGCGGCTAATATATCTAGCTTAACCACTACCAACTACTCTCCAAAAGATGGAAGACTTGGTTATGTTGGTGTTAATTTAACTGACGGTACTACTTGGGTCTATAAGATTGATGCTTCAAACAACACAGCAACTAAAGGTTTGAAGGTAGAAGGCGGTTTAATTACGGCTATTCAGCATATTAAATAA